Proteins from a genomic interval of Debaryomyces hansenii CBS767 chromosome E complete sequence:
- a CDS encoding DEHA2E05016p (weakly similar to uniprot|P38123 Saccharomyces cerevisiae YBR175W SWD3 Subunit of the COMPASS complex which methylates histone H3 on lysine 4 and is required in transcriptional silencing near telomeres) yields the protein MYSRREKDNDMAESSLKRQKLSIQNDEEGITISMDDLYKEKYSINKGSLSINTIKISPNGTKFAIGSSDTKVKIFNLSNGELLTELIGHTKGISDLEFSPINSDIIASCSDDLTIRLWSIKKAQCLKVLKKHTYHVTAVKFSSKGNILISGSADETITIWDIVSGITLKTLAAHSDPVSSLALTPDSTMIASASYDGLMRLFDLETGQCLKTLTYNSSSHGTATASTTDVVNLPISNVTFSPNGKYILSSSLDGVLRLWDYMNNKVIKTYLGIGGGEVPISEVYNCSAKFITKTKDPLIISGSDKSGLLIWDVQSKKIVYQFKSSDEPVFDIDIYDEGRIIASCSKDGTINIMEMNPKYFKPTEVHPETNSLPESPESS from the coding sequence ATGTATTCTCGACGtgaaaaagataatgatatggCTGAATCATCTTTAAAAAGGCAGAAATTGTCGATACAAAATGATGAGGAAGGGATTACTATATCAATGGATGACTTgtataaagaaaaatattcaataaataaaggtTCGCTATCTATAAATacaatcaaaatatcaCCAAATGGTACCAAATTTGCTATAGGTTCATCGGATACAAAAGTCAAGATATTTAATTTGAGCAATGGAGAGTTGCTTACTGAATTGATAGGTCATACGAAAGGTATATCAGACCTTGAGTTCTCGCCGATTAACTCTGATATTATAGCATCTTGCTCAGATGATCTTACAATTAGACTCTGGTCAATCAAGAAGGCCCAATGCCTCAAAGTACTTAAGAAACATACGTATCATGTAACTGCTGTTAAGTTTAGTCTGAAAGGCAACATATTGATCAGTGGATCTGCAGATGAAACTATTACTATTTGGGATATAGTATCAGGAATAACTTTGAAGACATTGGCCGCCCACTCAGACCCAGTACTGTCATTAGCATTAACGCCAGATAGCACAATGATAGCGAGTGCATCCTATGATGGATTAATGAGGTTGTTTGATCTAGAGACAGGACAATGTTTGAAAACGTTAACATACAATAGTTCGAGTCATGGAACTGCAACTGCTTCCACGACTGACGTGGTAAATCTTCCTATTTCAAACGTTACGTTCTCACCAAATggtaaatatatattgagTTCAAGTTTGGATGGCGTATTAAGATTATGGGACTACATGAACAATAAGGTTATCAAGACATACTTGGGCATTGGAGGCGGCGAAGTTCCTATAAGTGAAGTGTACAACTGTAGTGCCAAATTTATAACAAAAACGAAAGATCCTTTGATCATTTCTGGGTCCGATAAGTCTGGACTATTAATATGGGATGTTCAATCCAAGAAGATAGTTTACCAGTTCAAATCTTCTGACGAACCAGTGTTCGACATCGATATTTATGATGAAGGAAGAATAATTGCATCATGCAGCAAAGATGGGactataaatataatggaaatgaatccaaaatattttaaaccTACAGAAGTTCACCCCGAGACAAACAGCTTACCGGAATCGCCAGAAAGTAGTTAA
- a CDS encoding DEHA2E05060p (similar to uniprot|P21965 Saccharomyces cerevisiae YNL307C MCK1 Protein serine/threonine/tyrosine (dual-specificity) kinase involved in control of chromosome segregation and in regulating entry into meiosis) yields MNQVGSTNNTFNEYVLDQVVENITLHSDRMVVREYKKIGEGAFGTVVEAVLRKDYKTDSEQDREEPWLGPFAIKRVPAQTEYKSRELEILRVVNHPNIVSLRFFFDKKSSSDGKIYQNLVMECLPSNLQSEIKYYRHSKYTIPYPHMKTYTFQLARAMLYLHGFGISHRDIKPSNILVDPATVTLKICDFGSAKKLEPDQPSVSYICSRYYRAPELIIGCSIYTTKIDIWGLGCVIAEMFLGKPIFQGESPQSQLKEISKLLGPPSKTFFFNNNPKYRGNMYTNKLFSCTVEERFKQIFSNSPPDAIDLLMKILVYEPEKRASPRRVLCHPFFHELKKDDFQVYPRGSSEPIRLNLFNFSNYELELLGPLKDELLSS; encoded by the coding sequence ATGAATCAAGTTGGACTGACAAATAACacatttaatgaatatgtGTTGGACCAAGTTGTAGAAAACATCACATTACATTCGGACAGAATGGTGGTTCGGGAgtataaaaaaattgggGAAGGAGCATTCGGAACGGTTGTGGAGGCAGTTTTGAGGAAAGATTACAAGACGGATAGCGAGCAGGATAGAGAAGAGCCTTGGCTCGGGCCCTTTGCTATCAAGAGAGTGCCAGCACAGACAGAATACAAAAGTAGagaattggaaatattGAGAGTAGTAAATCACCCAAATATAGTCAGTTTGCGGTTCTTTTTTGATAAGAAGAGCTCATCGGATGGTAAAATCTACCAGAATTTGGTGATGGAATGTTTACCATCCAATTTACAAAgtgaaatcaaatattataGACATTCAAAATATACCATACCATATCCCCACATGAAGACCTACACTTTCCAATTGGCCAGAGCTATGCTTTACTTGCATGGTTTTGGAATTTCACATCGTGATATCAAGCCTTCGAATATTTTGGTAGACCCTGCAACAGTAACATTAAAAATATGTGATTTTGGGAGCGCCAAAAAATTAGAACCAGACCAGCCGTCGGTTAGTTACATATGTTCTCGATATTATAGAGCACCGGAATTAATTATTGGATGTTCGATTTATACAACGAAGATTGACATTTGGGGTTTAGGTTGCGTAATAGCAGAAATGTTTTTAGGTAAACCTATCTTCCAAGGTGAATCTCCTCAATCTCAATTGAAAGAGATTTCAAAGTTATTGGGTCCTCCATCGAAaacattcttctttaacaACAATCCAAAGTATAGAGGAAACATGTAcacaaataaattattttcgTGTACtgttgaagaaagattCAAGCAGATTTTCAGCAATTCTCCACCTGATGCCATcgatttattgatgaaaatattggttTATGAACCGGAAAAAAGAGCAAGTCCCAGAAGAGTATTATGCCATCCGTTTTTCcatgaattgaagaaggatGATTTCCAAGTTTATCCAAGAGGATCTTCTGAACCTATTagattgaatttatttaatttcagCAATTATGAACTTGAATTATTAGGCCCCTTGAaggatgaattattatcttcataa
- a CDS encoding DEHA2E05038p (similar to uniprot|Q12016 Saccharomyces cerevisiae YOL129W VPS68): protein MEQQTNLFRFNAASLRLPKSAKLKSFGVYIAGALYAIGFWSMIDAAIYSKTVNASIVHITFVDWIPFICSTLGMLIVNSIEKANLFNDSNNSFLSSNGNNTAWVARVILFCGFSLLAGGLAGSFMVFILKFLLKHYGFPTLGMGVSNIICNGCIMLSCISLWLSQNIEDEYSYSLAL, encoded by the coding sequence ATGGAACAACAGACTAATTTGTTTAGATTCAACGCAGCACTGTTACGATTACCAAAATCTGctaaattgaaatcatttGGGGTTTATATAGCCGGAGCTTTATACGCAATCGGATTTTGGTCCATGATTGATGCTGCTATATACTCAAAGACCGTTAATGCATCCATAGTTCATATTACCTTTGTTGATTGGATTCCATTCATTTGCTCAACTTTGGGCATGTTGATcgttaattcaattgaaaaggCTAATCtctttaatgattcaaataattcgtTTTTAAGTTCGAATGGAAATAATACCGCATGGGTAGCAAGAGTAATATTATTCTGTGGGTTTTCGTTGTTAGCAGGTGGATTGGCCGGTTCATTTATGGTCTTTATTTTAAAGTTTTTGTTGAAGCATTACGGATTTCCAACGTTAGGCATGGGTGTTTCTAATATAATCTGTAACGGTTGTATAATGTTGAGTTGTATTTCATTATGGTTATCTCAAAACATTGAAGACGAGTATAGTTATAGTTTAGCTTTATAG
- a CDS encoding DEHA2E04972p (similar to uniprot|Q02783 Saccharomyces cerevisiae YPL060W LPE10 Mitochondrial inner membrane magnesium transporter involved in maintenance of magnesium concentrations inside mitochondria) — protein MYSISKICLGGVRQSYLRTGSLISSKFRDIYNIRLFSNTRRCQDANSEAFNDVLLMKALSTNKQHSENAYIRCTIFDSKGDIVVHGKDIRRSQFMKTHNLVPRDFRKITRHYHGSNMSSMNNINVDIVPSIVTRGNSILLNLSNIKALIKSDTVVIFDSLSKNSGSGMNKSHSHGSFLKDMNEKLKTKNEQDDLPYEFRALECILIHVMLNLTTEMNVHKTVLQNILSRLEESIERVKLRYLLIQSKKIAQFHQKTKLIRDLLDNILEQNDELNALYLTEISKGKPRLQANHAEAEMLLESYYKTIDEIVQTVENLRSQIKTSEEIINIVLDSNRNELMLLGLKFSTGLLSMGCALYIAALYGMNLENFIEETDGGFELVVGGGSILLLILLMFSVKQLKKVQRITMTGMGRENSRISINDNKR, from the coding sequence ATGTATTCTATAAGCAAAATATGCTTAGGAGGTGTTAGGCAATCCTATTTGCGAACAGgttcattaatatcttcGAAATTTCGAGATATCTACAACATAAGGCTATTCTCCAATACTAGGAGATGTCAAGATGCCAATTCAGAAGCATTCAATGATGTACTATTAATGAAAGCATTGTCTACAAATAAGCAGCACAGTGAAAATGCATATATAAGATGTACAATATTTGACAGTAAAGGTGATATAGTAGTGCACGGAAAGGATATTAGACGACTGCAATTCATGAAGACGCATAATCTAGTTCCTAGAGACTTTCGTAAGATAACCAGACATTATCATGGTAGTAATATGTCGTCGATGAATAACATAAATGTTGATATTGTGCCATCGATAGTCACTAGAGGAAATAGTATTTTACTAAATTTGTCGAACATAAAAGCATTAATTAAAAGTGACACTGTCGTGATATTCGACAGTCTTTCGAAGAATTCTGGATCAGGAATGAACAAATCACACTCTCATGGCTCGTTTCTCAAAGACATGAATGAGAAGTTGAAAACGAAAAATGAACAGGATGATTTGCCGTATGAATTTAGGGCCCTAGAGTGTATTTTAATTCACGTTATGTTGAACCTAACGACAGAGATGAATGTTCACAAGACTgtattgcaaaatattttatcgaGGTTAGAAGAATCTATAGAAAGAGTGAAGTTGcgttatttattgataCAGTCTAAGAAGATAGCACAATTCCATCAAAAAACGAAATTAATCAGAGACTTACTCGATAATATACTAGAacaaaatgatgaattgaatgcGTTGTACCTTActgaaatttcaaaaggAAAGCCTCGTTTACAAGCGAACCATGCAGAAGCGGAGATGTTGTTGGAGTCCTACTATAAAactattgatgaaatagtACAAActgttgaaaatttgaGATCCCAAATAAAAACCAGTGaggaaatcattaatatcgTTTTGGACTCTAACCGTAACGAGTTAATGTTGTTGGGATTGAAATTCTCCACCGGATTATTATCGATGGGTTGTGCATTATACATTGCTGCATTATATGGTATGAATCTCGAAAATTTTATCGAGGAAACTGACGGAGGATTTGAACTTGTCGTTGGTGGGGGGTCTattcttttattaattcttttgatgTTCAGTGTAAAGCAGTTGAAAAAAGTACAAAGAATTACTATGACCGGTATGGGAAGAGAAAATTCAAGGATCTctattaatgataataaaagGTAA
- a CDS encoding DEHA2E04994p (weakly similar to uniprot|P08458 Saccharomyces cerevisiae YDR523C SPS1 dispensable for mitosis involved in middle/late stage of meiosis required for spore wall formation) produces MGIRIQSADELQVCEEVGRGGFGVVYRGVIKATNEEVAIKQIDLENEQTDLFEVNKEIMIISECRLSQITQYYGCFVNHYKLWVIMEYVNGGSLFELLKPGAVTDENVISIIAKEILIALEYLHDQGKIHRDLKSQNILLNQTGEVKLTDFGVSTQLSSNFSRRNTTVGTPYWMAPEVILNNNGGHSYKADLWSLGCCVYELFTGKPPLQNHFSPMKALRQISRCHYENNFAELIGLDDLEISGSFKDFLCSCFIIEPKERFSATKLLKHKFITNVSLSDNDKKKIVKKLITNKRRWDQENHVIQKQNYYVPTEIRNNQKKWNENELDEQKTIHFDFSSIQESASENPIIQYPPSPTASQKSSRESSLSPTSDSKETNQDPPLPKLNYQSLSKINTKQENLKKTIEPELRKILNKVFHKLDSKNSLTTQQYDLLVTFNDNMLNLMSFIQYSEPNNAPYNKLLICQYMKYFLKELLKLPAERQMENNPRFMLQKLIIPSNLNVKLNTLRTISDTTTMTTLNNKSFTQFDEIEFSLFETWIDKMNEKIS; encoded by the coding sequence ATGGGAATAAGGATACAGTCTGCAGATGAGCTACAAGTGTGTGAAGAAGTTGGTAGAGGTGGTTTTGGTGTAGTATATCGAGGAGTGATAAAAGCAACTAATGAAGAAGTAGCTATCAAGCAGATCGATTTGGAAAATGAACAAACGgatttatttgaagttAATAAGGAAATTATGATAATATCAGAATGTCGACTCTCTCAGATTACACAGTATTACGGCTGTTTTGTTAATCATTACAAGTTATGGGTAATAATGGAGTATGTGAACGGAGgatcattatttgagttATTGAAACCTGGGGCTGTAACTGATGAGAATGTAATTCTGATAATTGCGAAGGAAATTCTCATTGCTCTAGAATATTTGCATGACCAAGGTAAGATACACCGGGATTTGAAGTCGCAGAATATTTTGCTCAATCAGACGGGGGAGGTGAAATTAACTGATTTTGGGGTTTCAACTCAATTGTCTTCGAATTTTTCACGCAGAAATACAACTGTCGGGACGCCGTACTGGATGGCCCCAGAGGTtatattgaacaataaTGGAGGACATAGTTATAAGGCAGACCTATGGTCCTTGGGTTGCTGTgtttatgaattatttacaGGAAAACCTCCGTTACAGAATCACTTCTCACCAATGAAGGCCTTAAGACAGATTTCGAGGTGTCATTATGAAAATAACTTTGCTGAACTTATAGGCTTGGATGACCTTGAAATCTCTGGTTCTTTCAAAGACTTTTTATGCCTGTGTTTTATAATTGAACCCAAGGAAAGATTTTCAGCCACTAAATTACTAAAACATAAATTTATAACAAATGTTTCATTATCTGATAATGACAAAAAAAAGATAGTAAAGAAGCTTATTACAAATAAGCGAAGATGGGATCAGGAGAATCATGTCATTCAAAAGCAAAACTATTACGTGCCAACGGAAATAAGGAACAATCAAAAGAAATGGAACGAGAACGAACTAGATGAACAGAAAACGATCCATTTTGACTTCAGCCTGATACAAGAATCAGCTTCCGAAAATCCGATTATACAATACCCTCCTAGTCCTACGGCATCGCAGAAGTCCTCTAGAGAATCGTCATTGTCGCCAACTTCAGATAGTAAAGAAACTAACCAAGACCCGCCATTACCTAAGctaaattatcaatcattatcaaaaataaatacaaagcaggaaaatttgaagaaaacaatCGAGCCAGAGCTTCGtaaaatattgaacaaaGTGTTCCATAAGCTAGACTCTAAAAACAGTTTGACAACACAACAATACGATTTGTTAGTGACTTTTAATGATAACATGCTAAACCTTATGAGTTTCATTCAATATTCTGAGCCAAATAATGCACCTTATAATAAGCTTTTAATTTGTCAATATATGAAATACTTTTTGAAGGAACTCTTGAAGCTACCAGCAGAAAGGCAAATGGAAAATAACCCTCGTTTTATGTTGCAAAAGCTAATCATAccttcaaatttgaatgtCAAATTAAACACATTAAGGACCATATCCGATACGACTACTATGACCACATTAAACAATAAATCTTTTACCCAATTTGacgaaattgaattcaGTTTGTTTGAAACATGGATCGATAAAATGAATGAGAAAATATCTTAG